ACAAGTCAAACCGTCTCGGCGCCGGCTCAAGCAGGCTTTGGCGAATTCCTCGACTCCAACGGGGCTGGGCAAGTCAGCATAAACACTCCCCAAACTCTCAACTCGCCCGCATCAAGCTTCCCTCGAGGGTTGCAATCATTCCAATCATCAGCGGCCCCTGCCGGTCGAATTCTCCCACCCAACCTCTACCAATCTACGTCACAAATTCCGACAGCTTCTCGGCAAAATGTGTCTATGGCGTCGCCACCGAGGACATCGAGTTGGGCACAAGATTTTGCATCATTCTCTAGGGCACCGCCAGGTGCTGGAAACTACACAACAGGGTTTTCTTCTTCGCAATATCCAGCGCCTGTAGCCGGATTTACGCAGAATATGATGGGGTCGCATTTAAGACCTTGGTTATTCGGGCCCCAAGGCGGTTCTGTAACCGCCACAAATCACGGAGTTACAAACACCGAAGCTGACTTTGATGTTGAGATGAATCGGTGGATGGCGGCCAACGGAGACGGACAGATGGAGGACCTCGACACTGTTATGGAACAACTCGCGCGAGAACTGGAACAAGAGCAGCAACCAGAGGCCGCTACACAAGCATCCAGAGATACCACCGGCAGCTCTGTGGATACTTTCACGACCTCTCTAGATGTTTCTGTCCAAGATGAAGCACAAGGAATACAAACATTCGATGCTACAGCTTCAACAAACCAACAAATACCCGGCGCATCCTCGGTCCTTGGGATTGATGCCATCGGAGTATCAAAAAGAGCGAGTTTTCCAGACCACATGCCTGACTTGGAACGTCTAGGGCTCGACGAAGCGGAGCAAGCATCTGCAGAACATGTCCAGTCAACATCTGACATTTCGGAGGCAGCGAGACAGATACTTGACTCGGTTCAACATGAACAAGGAGACAAATGGAAGAATTCTCGGTTCTTATCACTGATGAAAGACTTTCGGGATGGAAACAAAGACATCGTCAACAACGAAATTCTCGAAACCAAAGTTGGCGGCGAGCGAATCGGCCGGAATTGACCTCGAGAACTCCAATGCTCCTAAACACCACCCAACCACGTTGATATCATGGCTAATGTCAACCGCAAAGCCCGGTACAAGAGCCGTTATGTAAGGGGTCATCGCGCAAAGACGGCATTCGGCGTTGTTGTATGTAAAATGAATATTACAGAACGCTGTAGCAAATATCGTTGACACAGCTATAGACCACTTGATGCTCTAGCGATCCGGTACCGTTACGTATGATACGACGAATCGTCATCGAGAGACTTCCAATAACAGGCAGGGCTTATGATTACTGGCGTAAAGAGGACGCTGGAGATCGCATCGAGACGACAGCGAAATTGAAGCTGCCCTGGCGGCGACGCGAAATGTCGGTCGGTCGGTAGCTCTAAGGCTTGTTGGTGGGATTTGAAGGACAAACGTACATGGCACGAGGAATTTAGCAACCTGTGATTCTGCCGAACTACGACATCGGGGTTGGGATTACAGGAGGAATAAGCAGGGATAGATATGCAGACGCTTGCGAGCCTAGATCGAGTTACCGTACCTTGTATTTAGTATCCTCCGCTTACGAGGGAGTATAATCATCTTGTTTGTTTACTCGATATTCCAGATGTTGGATTTTTAATATGTGAATTGTATAAACTACAGCCGAGAATGACAAGCGGGACAAACAAAAACAATAAGCGATGAGGAAAATGGATATTGCTGAAGGAAATGCACAAAGTGTACCGTAATCCCTCCAATTCATCCAGTTGTGCCTTAGTGGTCTGTGAGGAAACAGTTCAGGATCGACCAAGGGCAATGCTCTTCCAGTGGTCACGCTCCTCTTCAAGCTTACGAATCTTCTCTTCCAAATCTTCAAACCGCTGGGCCTTACGCTCGCGAGACTTGCGTGCAGCGAGTGTGTTGCGGGCACGCTTCATAGCAGTGGTATCACTAGGATCCTCAACAATGATAGGAGGCAGCGGTTTGTCTCGTCGACGAGAGCTCACGCCCGAGACTGAAGAGTGGCGGGCAGAACTAGTTGGGGAAGAGTTGACAGACTTCCGGCGGCCCGAGGTTGAAGTGAACTCGACCACCTCCAGATCATCGCCTTTGAGAGCGGGAGACTGATCAGTCTGCAGTTTCTGGATCTCCTCGATACCGGTGACGTCCTTTGTGACAGCGGTAGATTCCTGGGGAAAGAGGGGAAACCAAGGATCACCAGCAGTGGTGTCAAAATCTGCCGACCCGAAGTCGCCCGAGTCAAAACTGGGGGAAACATCGTAACCGTCGTTGAAGTCAGGAGACTCATTGTAGATCGAAGGCGATGTCAAAGCGGTCAAAGCTGTTGAGTTGGGAGTAGACATGAAGGGCTCCTGAATGAGAAGGTCATGAGGAGACACGGTGCCCAGGGTGCTAGGACCGACATCGAAGACCGAGGGCATGGCTGGCGACGAGTAGGTGGTAGACGCACCACCCTCGAAGCCGGTGAAGTCGTCAAGGTCAAGGTCTGTAGAGACATGTGAGCACAGTCCTGGGCGAGACCAGAGTGTGAGCGGTTTACCTTGAATATCCATCTTGTTGGTTACGCCCTGAGTACTTTGAGCGAACAATGGTACAGGAGGACGCTGACGGCGGTTCAGAGCAGCTGAAGACGACGGAGCGGATGAAGCGTAGAATTGAGCTGACTGAGCGGGGGAGCACACTGAAGGTGACCGGGAATTAGATCCGGAAGCTTGGATCTGAGCAAGACGATGCTTCTGTTGAAAATGGACGCGACCTTGTTGGTTCTGTCGGAGATGATATGACGAGTGGCGACGTTGGTTCAAACCGATGGCGGTATGGGTTGCCAAGTGTCTAGGTTGACTGGTACGAGGCTGATCGAACAAGACGAAGTCCTGCTGGGGAGACTGTTCCGGTGGGCTGAACTGAGGCTGTTGCGCGGGTTGTGCCGGCAGGCTGGGTGAACTGGAGGGAAGCCATGATGATTGGGAATCCGTTGTGAAGACTGAAAAGTCTCGAGGTAGAATGTTGGCGGAGGCGGAACTTAAGCTAGAGCTGGAAGCCGTAGTGTAGTTCAGGTCGACCTGGGAAGGTTGAGCTGAAGTGAAGAGCGGAGAAAAGTCGTGAATTGTTGTAGACTGAATTTTGTTGAGCTTTGAAGCGGGATCGAACTGAAGACGATGATTTAACGCATTTTGGCGGGGCTCTATGGCTGAATGATTCTTGATTGTAGTTTGGAAAATTGTGGTGGTGAGGAGGaaggaggaaaagggtacGTCAAAAATTAGGCACGGAGGGATTAGCGAGCTTTTGTAGCCTGAAAGGCAGCAACAGGCCAAACCCCCCCGAAAAGGGCGGGTGGTTGTGGGACGGCACTTCCGGATACGCAAGCAGGGCGAAGGGCGCAGTTGTCGAAGCCCTGTTGTCTAGAAGGTACAGCGGGGCTTTGTATCCCGCCATGTCATTAAGCGCACGGATCGGTCTTCAGATCGCAAGTGCGCTACCTAGACAGAAGTACCGCCTCCAGATGGAGCGCAAGGCAGGCAACTGCGCCCACAGGAAGGAAGTGGTACCCCTGCACGAAATGAGAGTGTGAGTCACACTTTCTGATGCTAAGCCTGATTCGGCTTGACCGAGCGCACGGGACGTTTGCTCTGATTGGTTTGTGACGATGGCAGGCAGAATACAGTGCGGACTAAAGGCATTGCTCCAACAGCAGCCAATGATCAACTCCGATAAGTAGTACGATGAGGGGCATCTTCTTCGCTTAAGGTATGTAGGTACGTGGCACCTAGAGCTTCCGCGCTGCGCTGATATGCGGAATTTGCTCTAATAACGTACCGCTCAACTCCTACTGTTTACCTGTCGATGCTCTTGCCATACCGACACAGTAATCCCACGGGCCGCAATCCAATAATGCTGGAGAGTTCCACAAGTCTCAAGCCGGTACATACTTGTGGAAGGAGTCAAAAGTCTCACAGGTGCTTTGCTTTAAATATTCTATGTTCACAGAGGAATGGCGTGGAGGAAAGATGGGGTTTGTAATATGCATTTCCTTCCGTGTCAGTGAGGATGGCTTGCGACCGACCATTGGCGACCTGAAACACGACCATTTCAACCTACAACGATTCCTCCGAATCTGGCTGCAGTCTGACGGTTCAGTCCAAAAAAATACTCCAGCAGGAGTTACTTCAGTTTCCTGCATCTCCCTCGCACAGTGCCGGTGAGACTATTAGAGTATCTGGATAGGAGCCTGGCTGCAAAGAGCCCACCGACGTGGCCGTCAGTACGAAAGATGCCGTAAAAacacttatttatttttatattctgcctttactagttacttaggCGGTTCTTAACatcgattatatagtattaatacattCCCCCAACGgagtaatccgccggggccgtactatatattacgtattaagaaaaactaaagatattacgctctatacctaattactaactaaaactcccgaccttccgccgcttctaactatttattaaataagctttacttattttaatatatataagacttattaatattagcttatttatttttatattttacttttactagctactcgggcaattctcaatatcgattatatagtattaatatatagtattaataaatactgttattattttaataaactatttttttttagattttttacttttttaactttcttttttatgaagtttataactacgggttattaatagtaatattaagtactcgatattactactttataagctacttacttagttaagtttatagccctctaagtatagtagcttataatagtaatatcggaaataccctcgttattatcgttaagaataatactaaccttatgatatttactatacttttacttttaactcgtatatatatatatattcgttacctcatttcctttattaaaattaaaaaacgctacttaagtatattttattaaaatactaagacgctaatagctcgtcgacccttagggcttttttaataattagaagttcgatcttataagtattatactaaacgaccccgagctataaaaaaactacttcaataaatactatatttataatattaacttataaaaaatgaatagatatattataataagtattacttttattaaccctttagggtccggtctgcctcattaggggctatcttcgcctttataagtaagctagtttattagggttaatattaagtatttttattacgcaatttataaaactttataattaactatagccggccgtaactattactaagtaaatactaacgatcccgccgtaatatattaattacccttttaataactaaatactaccccttactttctctttttattttatctaataataacctctctttaatattcctatttgatatacttaactatgctctttttaagttcttaattatattattaagtctaagcttatttatattactttattatattaaaaaggcactaataagggcgacgcttattataatataactatttatcttttataagttaatattactaacataatatttattaaagcggtcTTTTTACAACTTagggtcgtttagtataatacttatagaatcgaacttctagttattaaggaagccctaagggttaacgagttagtattttagtattttaataaaatatacttaagagtaagtagatagttaaatagtaatagtaatagcgtaatagcgtaatagcgtaatagtaataaatagtaagggaagtgttttttaactttaataaaagaaacgaggtaacgaatatatatatatatatacaagttaaagttaaaagtattagggtatatatcgtacttatagaggttaatattatttaataatagcgataagggtatttctaataatatattattataagctattattacttagaagggtagctaacttagctaggtaCGCGGGCTTATGAAGTAATAACGTTAGGCGCTTAATATTACtgttaatagttataaactttataaaaaggaaagttaaaaaaatagaaaatctaaaaaaaatagtttattaaaataataagagtatttattaattttatatattaatactatataatcgatattaagaatcgcccgagtagctagtaaaagtaaaagtaaaaaacaaattacttttattaatacccttttaatataataaaataatataaataagcttagacttaataatataattaagagcttaaaaagagtataagtaagtatattagataggaatattaaaaaggggttattattaaaaaaaagaaaaagaaaaagtaaggggtagtatttagctattcggagggtaattaatatattatggtaagatcgttagtatttaatactaattacggctagttatttattttttgtattctgcctttgctagctgctcgggcgattctcaatATCGTTTAtacagtattaatatatagtattaataaatactcccactctctcgatagactatttttttagattttctacctttttaacttttttataaagtttataactacggatcaTTTACGGCtagttatagttagttataaagtcttattaaagtatataataaaaactcgatattaaccctaataaactagcttatttataaaagcgaagatagcccctaataaggcggaccggaccctaaggggtaatactagcttatatatataactaaatttaatataattcgttcttttttataaatattattattacttagaggggcatataaaaactatataaagtactagtttattattttaattttatttatttttgtttatatatatattttacttttattaactacttaggtagttcttaatattatttatatagtattaatatatcccCCCGATAgagtaatccgccggggccgtactacgtattatatattaaagaaaactaagtatattgcgctctatacttaattactaattaaaatagttccttactttttactacttatttaaaaagtaagctatacttattttaacgtatataagacctcttaatactagcccgtattaataattaaattttatattatatactcttttttattaagggttaagagaccctttatatattcccttatatttataatatagcctatattaaaggcatttctagttttataaagtataatttctaagctaattattacgacctaatatatataactaaaactaggGCCCGCCCCGCAGGCTTACagcggctataatatattatatatataagagtataggaatataaaataactccTACGGAACggaagaactataaataagttacgtataaataagaagtagtaattacgtaataaggtaattactataattactctaagtaattacttactaatatttactaagtaattacttaatgaataagagtaattactaataaaagatacatttataagtagatttatatataatatagacttaagccgggcttaagaatagacttcctatagcttctttagtaattaacttagtattagattttataattacttttagctatttttattaagaaccccttttaataagattataattaattattaaagccttacttattttataacttataaatatagctttagagaagctatttataattataatactatttacttagtactcatagctttaacttttattaatatacttattacgactagctagctataatactttaattactcttatttagtaagtttattttacgaaaactaactaaatagtatgaATATATCGaccgttagtaataataatatagcgtaacttactaaggtaattatacttactatttaataactatataatataatacttaaacttaaaaataagaacgagtaactttatacttagcttatagcGCCCCGACCTCCCTTAGTACTTAAAGTTAAGTACTCTAAACTAGAACTTTATAACGGGTCCCTAAATACTCTCTAAGGATTCCTTACTTAAACTAGggcctatttatattattataagacctcttttattattaaaactaataaggtctattatatagctttattttttttaaaaaataccctCGCTTAGTTCGAACCCTCTATAAGAGACTACCTCGAGAACGAATgtgatatttaaaataaaaatattaaatttttttttaataactataataagtttaaaaaaagacttaaggAAACCTTCGGTAACCCTAATAAAGAacgaattactaaataaaggcttataacccttatataaaaaggattagttagtaagtatatatttaaatttaaataaattacttttaagcttaattaaaataataaagtacttatagcggccttctattataacttaaaacaAGAAGTTAAagataacctctcttattaaGACCGACCTAAtaaactctataattatatcaatataataattaaaattaataattaactttataaataatacctcGAACGTAAAGGATAAAACGCTTAGAATAACCGatctaagcttaataatagacgtaagtataaactaataattataataactaggtattataacggactaataaaccttagtgttactaaaaaagaataactttaatagaaAAAGgaccttaaatattataactataataagctaggatatataactaaagattattaataacttaagtatatttaatactaacctattttaaagaaacgagctaatattataaataaggaagttctttataaataacttttataaatagcttactataataatagctactttacttactaagataataaggaataaataagatagtaccctaaataacttaaaaataataaataatttactttattacttattaaaaccttagtaatagtaataaaaaaagaaaaaatacccgtttattaaccctatattcttaaaaagaataatattaaatgccttattatactctcttaagtttataaaaatataaaaaaaaagggtaaaacgGACCCTATTACGaaaaatactcttaacttctTTAAAAGACGAATTAAGTAAAGACtcctagctaatataaaggactagctctttaaacttaaaaaaagaggacttaatataaaagaaattataaatagcctcgtatatatagcgtagtaaaataaaataaaccaaaaataaattattaagttcTAAACAAAACtcgatttaaataaaatactaactaagtctatttatataatacgacgagtaaatattaataagaaatttatttataaagttaaagaatAGCTTAAggaccttatatataaaaataaaatcgaagtacttaaaaaactaactcttaattttaaaattattaatagaagaAGAAtcgattttaaaattaaaaaagaaaatatcgaaataagaactagttctttttattttaataaaatacaattactttataattcggACGAACTTCGTAACATTAcctaataacgtacttaaataaaaatcgattataaagcactacttagtattaataatattagttttaaaaaaaacgataataaactacggtataaatatatttacttatttaaaaataactaagttatttagttttatagaactaaagaacgtaaaaaggttataataaccccctatataaataaaaattactctttacttaaccctaaggaccccttttataaggaattatttTAGGTAAAATACctagataataaatacttttagtatcttatatctaaataaaatagtcgtttttatttacaaagacgtaataataaaattattaaggatatttatatagaggattaactacttagttaaatattactaagctttaataataataatagagttatatttagtttagaccctaacttttttataaaataccttaatagcgaatatatagaataagaagactataaatacgactaatactaaatttattatattaaaaaggctaaggCCTAGAgagaatattaaaaaaaacacGAATAAAAAACccgtttaaaaaagtaaataataaaaaactaaaaaagctaattataaaagaataacgagaggtaaaaataaaaaagaagttcttatatataactatataacgtaacgacgtatacttataagttaacctcaatatttataaataaaaattaaatattattattaataatagtatataaaaaacttatattttattaagagtagtaaataaacttaacttattataaatatataaaaataaattatattaattataaatagtaaaaagagaacgagttaactataactataaatatattaattaagaaaccgtatacttcttaatatatattaataattaataagaataactataatataatattataaagatcggagatattaacgttatcctaagacttttataattataaaagtataatttataaataaattagattactaACTAGATTTTCTAACAAaatctagttattaaataacttaaaaaaaaagggtttaaatAAATTTCTAAGAACTCCTAAAGAACgagaataaatataatatatagcttttattaaaataataaaaagttttaagaagtttataattagtactaacgaTCGGGGATCGTAATAACtctaaactatacttaaaaagtactaaatatatataaaactatttataaaacttaaagaaataggattattaaaatatagtaattaggatatagaaattaaacttaaaaaagggatataaccCGGGTTCTATttgatatacttaataaattaaaaagaataagagtACCTTAACAAATATATCGATAAgaaacttaaaaaaggatatatttaactattaaattcTCTTACTAGATtccctttattttttatactaaaaaagggtagaaaattaagacctattattaattataagagacttaacgaaattacgaaaaagaattattaccCCTTAccgcttattactaagcttagagatctattttatagagctaattagtttattattataaatcttaaggaAGTATTTAACtagatttaaattaaaaaaggagataaGTAAAAAACGGTATTCTAAACTAATAAAGGACTCTTTGAATACCTCGTTATACCCTTTGGACTTACTAATACTCcggtaactttttaaataataattaactacgtactCTAAGAGTACgtcgatatttttattattatttatattaataatattcttattttttccCCTAACCTTAAaaggtataaaaagtatatttatataatattttaaccctttagggtccggtccgcctcattaggggccatcttcgcctttacgggcaagctagtttattaaggttaatatcgagtttttattacgtaataaactttataactaataatagccggccgtagatactaacgatcctaccgtaatatattaatcgcccttctaatagctaaatactaccccttactttctccctttatcttatttaataataacctctccctattac
The window above is part of the Colletotrichum lupini chromosome 9, complete sequence genome. Proteins encoded here:
- a CDS encoding bZIP transcription factor yields the protein MPLVRTVFCLPSSQTNQSKRPGYHFLPVGAVACLALHLEAVLLSSPAVPSRQQGFDNCALRPACVSGSYKSSLIPPCLIFDVPFSSFLLTTTIFQTTIKNHSAIEPRQNALNHRLQFDPASKLNKIQSTTIHDFSPLFTSAQPSQVDLNYTTASSSSLSSASANILPRDFSVFTTDSQSSWLPSSSPSLPAQPAQQPQFSPPEQSPQQDFVLFDQPRTSQPRHLATHTAIGLNQRRHSSYHLRQNQQGRVHFQQKHRLAQIQASGSNSRSPSVCSPAQSAQFYASSAPSSSAALNRRQRPPVPLFAQSTQGVTNKMDIQDLDLDDFTGFEGGASTTYSSPAMPSVFDVGPSTLGTVSPHDLLIQEPFMSTPNSTALTALTSPSIYNESPDFNDGYDVSPSFDSGDFGSADFDTTAGDPWFPLFPQESTAVTKDVTGIEEIQKLQTDQSPALKGDDLEVVEFTSTSGRRKSVNSSPTSSARHSSVSGVSSRRRDKPLPPIIVEDPSDTTAMKRARNTLAARKSRERKAQRFEDLEEKIRKLEEERDHWKSIALGRS